The Lysobacter capsici genome has a segment encoding these proteins:
- a CDS encoding autotransporter assembly complex protein TamA: MPVIFRLAFAAVSSFAIAGAAQAAQVSKVEIRGLDEAMTQNVRVSLSLVDTIGKDVSGRRLGYLLREAENEAREALEPFGYYSPTIKVEDSRGTRRIATSEGTDPNAPAEGDRSAADAGAAADPGADTRTAGNAAAGDSNADPAATPPVDASAQAAPARAASPPITVTITIDKGEPVKVRRSDVAILGAGSDDRYLKQDLAAFKPGPDQVFEHAAYEASKTKISRRLAERGYFDADFTSRRVAVTRAEHAADIDLVWTSGQRYDMGPITFEQTPKRIIRDSLLERLVYWEQGSYYHQRKLDTFRESLARLDYFASIDIEPQPDQAVDGQVPVKVTLTPAKRSIYTAGLSYGTDSGAGVRLGVERRYLNDRGHKALAQVDYAQRRKTATLQYRIPAFAWLDGWYTFSLQGTDEQTDYIDSRRVELVASRSGKINQHWTATASLHGLRERWAYADEDDNDPTTPVDYRSATFLYPSLRAEYVDADDRLYPRNGISATGMLRGGIEGAGSDANFLQAHLTARWYKGLGARSRLITRGELGHTFTDALVDLPPSLRFYAGGDRSVRGYEWREVGPRIPAIPGRKAFALGAKNVITGSVEYEQYFNDSWGGAVFVDSGSAFDDRPDMRTGVGVGVRWRSPVGPLRVDIARGLDNPDSGFQLYINIGADL; this comes from the coding sequence ATGCCAGTCATTTTTCGTCTCGCCTTCGCCGCTGTTTCCAGCTTTGCCATCGCTGGGGCGGCGCAAGCCGCTCAGGTGAGCAAGGTGGAGATCCGTGGCCTCGACGAGGCCATGACCCAGAACGTCCGCGTGTCCTTGTCGCTGGTCGATACGATCGGCAAGGACGTGTCCGGCCGCCGCCTGGGCTATCTGCTGCGCGAGGCCGAGAACGAGGCGCGCGAGGCGCTGGAACCGTTCGGCTATTACTCGCCGACGATCAAGGTCGAGGATTCGCGCGGCACCCGCCGGATCGCGACCAGCGAAGGCACCGACCCGAATGCGCCGGCCGAAGGCGATCGTTCCGCCGCCGATGCGGGTGCTGCGGCCGACCCCGGCGCCGACACGCGCACTGCCGGCAACGCGGCCGCCGGCGACAGCAACGCGGATCCAGCCGCGACCCCGCCCGTCGATGCGTCCGCGCAAGCCGCGCCGGCGCGCGCCGCGTCGCCGCCGATCACCGTGACCATCACCATCGACAAGGGCGAGCCGGTCAAGGTGCGCCGTTCCGATGTCGCCATCCTCGGCGCCGGCAGCGACGACCGTTACCTCAAGCAGGACCTGGCCGCGTTCAAGCCCGGCCCGGACCAGGTGTTCGAGCACGCGGCCTACGAGGCCAGCAAGACCAAGATCAGTCGGCGACTGGCCGAACGCGGTTACTTCGATGCCGATTTCACTTCGCGCCGGGTGGCGGTGACGCGCGCCGAACATGCCGCCGACATCGACCTGGTCTGGACCAGCGGCCAGCGCTACGACATGGGCCCGATCACCTTCGAGCAGACGCCCAAGCGGATCATCCGCGACAGCCTGCTCGAGCGGCTGGTGTACTGGGAACAGGGCAGCTACTACCACCAGCGCAAGCTCGACACGTTTCGCGAATCGCTGGCGCGGCTGGATTATTTCGCCAGCATCGACATCGAACCGCAGCCCGATCAGGCGGTCGACGGCCAGGTGCCGGTCAAGGTCACCCTGACCCCGGCCAAGCGCAGCATCTACACCGCCGGCCTGAGCTACGGCACCGACAGCGGCGCCGGCGTGCGCCTGGGCGTGGAGCGGCGTTACCTCAACGACCGCGGCCACAAGGCGCTGGCGCAGGTCGATTACGCCCAGCGCCGCAAGACCGCGACCTTGCAATACCGCATTCCCGCGTTCGCCTGGCTCGACGGCTGGTACACCTTCAGCCTGCAGGGCACCGACGAGCAGACCGATTACATCGATTCGCGCCGGGTCGAACTGGTCGCCAGCCGCAGCGGCAAGATCAACCAGCACTGGACCGCGACCGCCTCGCTGCACGGCCTGCGCGAGCGCTGGGCCTATGCCGACGAGGACGACAACGATCCGACCACGCCGGTCGACTATCGCAGCGCGACCTTCCTGTATCCCTCGCTGCGCGCGGAGTACGTCGATGCCGACGATCGCCTGTATCCGCGCAACGGCATCAGCGCCACCGGCATGCTGCGCGGCGGGATCGAGGGCGCCGGCTCGGACGCGAATTTCCTCCAGGCCCACCTCACCGCGCGTTGGTACAAGGGCCTGGGCGCGCGCAGCCGCTTGATCACCCGCGGCGAACTCGGCCACACCTTCACCGACGCGCTGGTCGACCTGCCGCCGTCGCTGCGCTTCTACGCCGGCGGCGACCGCAGCGTGCGCGGCTACGAGTGGCGCGAAGTGGGACCGCGCATTCCCGCGATCCCGGGCCGCAAGGCGTTCGCACTCGGCGCGAAGAACGTGATCACCGGCAGCGTGGAATACGAGCAGTACTTCAACGACAGCTGGGGCGGCGCGGTGTTCGTCGACAGCGGCAGCGCCTTCGACGACAGACCGGACATGCGCACCGGCGTCGGCGTCGGCGTGCGCTGGCGTTCGCCGGTCGGGCCGCTGCGGGTCGACATCGCGCGCGGCCTGGACAATCCGGATTCGGGTTTCCAGCTCTACATCAACATCGGCGCCGATCTGTAA